A single region of the Sorghum bicolor cultivar BTx623 chromosome 9, Sorghum_bicolor_NCBIv3, whole genome shotgun sequence genome encodes:
- the LOC8066587 gene encoding ankyrin-3, with the protein MAEAEADATAALSARSKVQAFLEAARAGDLQSLKSLVAVLDEDGTGAASVASAVRDANKRTALHFAAREGRADVCEFLIGELGLPVDPKDDDGETPLIHATRQGHLDTAKYLLDHGADPSVATNLGATALHHAAGIGNTELMKLLLSKGVDVESESDAGTPLVWAAGHGNSDAVKLLLQHNAKPNTENDDGVTALLSAVAAGSLPCLEVLIKAGANPNVKAGGATPLHIAADSGNIEVIKCLLKAGADPNICDDDELKPVQVAAWRNNREAVELLLPLTSPIPGVSNWNVDGIIEQMLPKEYGEKSQSKEAASLKSGRTQTVEVSPEAKKRSLEAKSRGDDAFRRKDYLVAVDAYTQATELDPTDATVLSNRSLCWLRAGQAERALEDAKACRALRPDWAKACYREGAAHRLLQRFEDAANAFYEGVQLDPENKELVSAFREAIEAGRKFHGVDTPSSTQ; encoded by the exons ATggccgaggccgaggccgaCGCCACCGCCGCCCTCTCAG CTCGGAGCAAAGTGCAGGCGTTCCTGGAGGCTGCGCGCGCCGGCGACCTCCAGTCTCTCAAGA GCTTAGTCGCGGTGCTCGACGAGGACGGCACGGGCGCCGCCTCCGTCGCCTCCGCCGTGCGCGACGCCAACAAGCGCACTGCTCTCCACTTCGCCGCGCGCGAGGGCCGCGCCGACGTCTGTGAATTCCTCATCGGCGAGCTCGGCCTCCCTGTCGACCCAAAGGACGATGATG GCGAAACTCCACTCATCCATGCTACACGCCAGGGCCATCTGGACACTGCCAAGTACCTCCTTGACCATGGAGCTGATCCTTCGGTGGCCACCAACCTAGGAGCCACAGCGCTACACCATGCTGCAGGCATAG GGAATACGGAGCTCATGAAGCTTCTCCTCTCCAAGGGAGTTGACGTCGAATCAGAAAGCGACGCTGGCACTCCCCTTGTGTGGGCTGCTGGTCATGGCAACTCGGATGCTGTCAAACTTCTGCTTCAACACAATGCTAAG CCAAATACTGAAAACGATGATGGTGTCACAGCATTGCTATCTGCTGTTGCTGCAGGTTCCCTCCCATGCTTGGAGGTTCTAATCAAG GCTGGTGCAAACCCAAATGTCAAGGCTGGTGGAGCAACCCCTTTGCATATTGCTGCAGATAGTGGAAATATAGAAGTCATCAAATGTTTGCTTAAAGCTGGAGCTGACCCGAATATCTGCGATGAT GATGAACTGAAGCCAGTTCAGGTTGCTGCTTGGAGAAATAACCGGGAAGCTGTGGAACTTCTTTTACCATTAACATCCCCAATTCCAGGTGTTTCAAACTGGAACGTAGATGGGATTATAGAACAGATGCTACCTAAAGAATATGGGGAAAAG TCTCAATCGAAGGAAGCAGCATCTCTGAAATCAGGCCGAACACAAACTGTTGAG GTGTCACCTGAAGCAAAGAAAAGATCCTTGGAAGCCAAATCAAGAGGTGATGATGCCTTCAGAAGAAAGGACTACCTTGTAGCAGTGGATGCTTATACGCAG GCTACAGAGTTGGACCCAACTGATGCAACAGTGCTCTCAAACAGGAGCCTCTGCTGGCTGCGAGCAGGGCAAGCTGAACGTGCTCTGGAAGATGCGAAAGCATGCCGGGCATTAAGACCAGATTGGGCGAAAGCTTGCTACAGGGAAGGTGCAGCCCATCGTCTGTTACAG AGGTTTGAGGACGCCGCAAATGCCTTTTATGAGGGGGTGCAGCTGGATCCAGAGAACAAAGAGCTTGTCAGCGCATTCAG GGAGGCCATCGAAGCTGGGAGAAAGTTCCATGGCGTGGACACGCCAAGCTCAACACAATGA
- the LOC8066588 gene encoding uncharacterized protein LOC8066588, producing the protein MVLGGVLILLGSGVAGSVLTGDAKLPKLGDVFSGATEFVKKHGKEGGATTKSGSSDQNQLLSQINNLREEIQTLATTPNTIVTAAANSGPNTYTITAIVVAGAIGYAYIKWKGWKLSDMMFVTKRGLAEACTAVGSHLDQVSDSVVVTRKHLAGRIDRVDISLDETQQIIEGTRDEVGIIHGDLSAFQEDLQSVNLVVRTLESKMGRLESSQDQTVDGINHLCEFTLKMEPSQNANVRQVSSSSIPAVMDSSSDRIVGRAICLPRLALEPPVSLVAESPRAETSMQVSPAAEGPETVSQEQEQEGVGRTCRHTRNREGASEEKSSHSHGASSSSSAAKAAITKTQNPSSSRLGGLWMPVVGTLLRASALS; encoded by the exons ATGGTGCTCGGCGGTGTCCTGATCCTCCTCGGCTCCG GGGTCGCTGGATCCGTTCTCACGGGTGACGCCAAACTTCCTAAACTGGGGGATGTATTCTCTGGAGCCACCGAG TTTGTGAAGAAACATGGGAAAGAAGGCGGTGCCACAACAAAGTCTGGCAGCAGCGATCAGAATCAGTTGCTATCTCAG ATCAACAATCTCAGGGAGGAGATACAGACCCTAGCCACAACACCAAATACAATAGTAACAGCAGCTGCGAATTCTG GACCCAACACATATACTATAACAGCCATTGTTGTTGCTGGGGCTATCGGCTATGCTTATATAAAGTGGAAG GGATGGAAACTCTCTGATATGATGTTTGTGACAAAACGTGGTTTAGCTGAAGCTTGCACTGCTGTTGGCAGCCATTTGGATCAAGTTTCAGACTCTGTTGTT GTTACAAGGAAACATCTAGCTGGGAGGATTGATCGTGTGGATATTAGTTTAGATGAAACCCAGCAGATTATTGAAGGCACAAGGGATGAG GTTGGAATCATACATGGAGATCTAAGTGCTTTCCAGGAGGATTTGCAATCAGTCAATCTTGTAGTTCGAACTCTG GAATCCAAGATGGGGCGTCTTGAAAGCTCTCAG GATCAAACGGTAGATGGAATAAATCACTTATGTGAGTTCACCCTAAAGATGGAACCTAGCCAGAATGCCAATGTTCGTCAG GTGTCGTCGTCATCCATTCCTGCAGTTATGGATTCCTCTTCAGATCGAATTGTTGGGAGG GCTATTTGTTTGCCTCGTCTAGCTCTGGAGCCGCCAGTTTCACTTGTAGCTGAATCGCCTAGAGCAGAGACATCCATGCAGGTTTCACCTGCGGCTGAAGGGCCTGAGACGGTATCACag gagcaggagcaggagggtGTTGGCCGAACATGTCGTCATACGAGAAACAGGGAAGGGGCGTCTGAGGAGAAATCATCCCATTCACATGgggcctcatcatcatcatcggcggCTAAAGCAGCTATCACGAAGACACAAAACCCAAGCTCGAGCCGTTTGGGCGGCCTGTGGATGCCTGTGGTTGGCACTTTGCTCAGGGCTTCTGCTTTAAGTTAG
- the LOC8065280 gene encoding leiomodin-2: MGDYTIQISTKLIDQLARDDEKVKRKARKPKPKKKPIVQPHEEPPEFPSEPKTSSPAPAPAPAPGWPLQPPPMFLPVTPAPPPPPATMPEVEAIRSILKESESVLEKLEKQEAGARQELSKRAKELHDKEFKLPYQNPMPCTQERAGCLECYKTNAKDPLKCAEAVKRFEACALMAVKAAAAAKAD; this comes from the coding sequence ATGGGTGACTACACAATCCAGATCAGCACCAAGCTCATCGACCAGCTTGCTCGCGATGATGAGAAGGTGAAACGGAAAGCCAGGAAGCCCAAGCCTAAGAAGAAGCCCATCGTGCAGCCACATGAAGAGCCCCCGGAATTCCCAAGCGAACCCAAGACGAGCagccctgctcctgctcctgctcctgctcctgggtGGCCTCTGCAGCCTCCCCCAATGTTTCTGCCTGTGACCCCTGCGCCCCCGCCACCCCCGGCCACAATGCCGGAGGTGGAAGCCATCCGCTCCATCCTGAAAGAAAGCGAGTCCGTTCTCGAGAAGCTGGAGAAGCAGGAAGCTGGGGCACGCCAAGAGCTCAGCAAGAGAGCAAAGGAGCTGCACGACAAGGAGTTCAAGCTGCCGTACCAGAACCCCATGCCCTGCACCCAGGAGAGGGCAGGCTGCCTTGAGTGTTACAAGACCAACGCAAAGGACCCGCTCAAGTGTGCTGAAGCAGTCAAGAGATTTGAGGCGTGCGCTCTCATGGCCGTCAAGGCTGCTGCTGCCGCAAAAGCTGATTAG